One Amycolatopsis thermophila DNA segment encodes these proteins:
- the tkt gene encoding transketolase — protein MSDIASISENNPLLRRNLPADWTDLDTRAVDTVRVLAADAVENCGSGHPGTAMSLAPVAYSLFQRIMRHDPSDPEWPARDRFVLSAGHSSLTLYIQLFLAGYGLELEDLKQLRKWGSKTPGHPEYQHTKGVETTTGPLGQGLANAVGMAMAARRERGLLDPDAAPGESVFDHHIFVIASDGDIEEGVTSEASSIAGRQELGNLVVIYDDNKISIEDDTNIALSEDTAKRYEAYGWHVQVVEGGEDVVAIEEAIAAAKAETTRPSFILLRTVIGYPAPKKMNTGKAHGAALGADEVAAVKEILGFDPERSFQVEDEVLSHTRKAIDRGKRERAAWQERYDAWAAANPERKKLADRLSTRDLPEGWAEKLPSWEPDAKGIATRKASGEVLNALADVLPELWGGSADLAESNNTTMKGADSFGPEKASTGMWQANPYGRTLHFGVREHAMGSILNGIALHGGTRPYGATFLVFSDYMRPPVRLAALMHAPVIYVWTHDSIGLGEDGPTHQPIEHLAALRAIPGLNVVRPADANETAGAWKAALEDKRHPSGLALTRQNVPVLEGTSADKVAKGAYVLAEASSGTPEVVLMGTGSEVQLAVEARKALEADGVPTRVVSVPCVEWFEAQDEAYRESVLPSGVKARVSVEAGIAQPWYRWVGDAGEIVSIEHFGASADYQTLFREFGFTADAVVDAARRSLAKTKNS, from the coding sequence GTGTCCGATATCGCCTCCATCAGCGAGAACAACCCACTGCTGCGGCGGAACCTGCCCGCCGACTGGACCGACCTCGACACCCGTGCGGTGGACACCGTCCGGGTGCTCGCCGCCGACGCGGTCGAGAACTGCGGCAGCGGTCACCCGGGCACCGCGATGAGCCTGGCGCCCGTGGCGTACTCGCTCTTCCAGCGGATCATGCGCCACGACCCGAGCGACCCGGAGTGGCCGGCGCGCGACCGGTTCGTGCTGTCCGCCGGGCACTCCAGCCTGACCCTCTACATCCAGCTGTTCCTCGCCGGCTACGGCCTGGAGCTGGAGGACCTCAAGCAGCTGCGCAAGTGGGGCTCGAAGACCCCGGGCCACCCGGAGTACCAGCACACCAAGGGCGTGGAGACCACCACCGGCCCGCTGGGCCAGGGCCTGGCCAACGCGGTCGGCATGGCGATGGCGGCCCGTCGCGAGCGCGGCCTGCTCGACCCCGACGCCGCGCCCGGCGAGAGCGTCTTCGACCACCACATCTTCGTGATCGCCTCCGACGGCGACATCGAGGAGGGTGTGACCTCGGAGGCCTCCTCCATCGCCGGCCGCCAGGAGCTGGGCAACCTCGTCGTCATCTACGACGACAACAAGATCTCGATCGAGGACGACACCAACATCGCCCTGTCCGAGGACACCGCGAAGCGGTACGAGGCCTACGGCTGGCACGTCCAGGTCGTCGAGGGCGGTGAGGACGTCGTCGCCATCGAGGAGGCCATCGCGGCCGCCAAGGCGGAGACCACCCGCCCGTCGTTCATCCTGCTGCGCACCGTGATCGGCTATCCGGCGCCGAAGAAGATGAACACCGGCAAGGCGCACGGCGCCGCGCTGGGCGCCGACGAGGTCGCCGCGGTCAAGGAGATCCTGGGCTTCGATCCGGAGCGCAGCTTCCAGGTCGAGGACGAGGTGTTGTCCCACACCCGCAAGGCGATCGACCGCGGCAAGCGGGAACGCGCCGCCTGGCAGGAGCGCTACGACGCGTGGGCCGCGGCCAACCCGGAGCGCAAGAAGCTCGCCGACCGGCTGTCCACCCGTGACCTGCCGGAGGGCTGGGCCGAGAAGCTGCCGAGCTGGGAGCCCGACGCCAAGGGCATCGCGACCCGCAAGGCCTCCGGTGAGGTCCTCAACGCCCTGGCCGACGTGCTGCCGGAGCTGTGGGGCGGCTCGGCCGACCTGGCCGAGAGCAACAACACCACGATGAAGGGTGCCGACTCGTTCGGGCCGGAGAAGGCCTCCACCGGCATGTGGCAGGCCAATCCCTACGGCCGCACGCTGCACTTCGGTGTCCGCGAGCACGCGATGGGCTCGATCCTCAACGGCATCGCGCTGCACGGCGGCACCCGGCCCTACGGCGCCACCTTCCTGGTCTTCAGCGACTACATGCGCCCGCCGGTGCGGCTGGCCGCGCTGATGCACGCGCCGGTCATCTACGTGTGGACGCACGACTCGATCGGCCTCGGCGAGGACGGCCCGACGCACCAGCCGATCGAGCACCTGGCCGCGCTGCGCGCCATCCCCGGCCTCAACGTCGTCCGCCCCGCGGACGCCAATGAGACCGCCGGCGCCTGGAAGGCCGCGCTGGAGGACAAGCGCCACCCGTCGGGCCTGGCGCTGACCCGCCAGAACGTCCCGGTGCTCGAGGGCACCTCGGCGGACAAGGTCGCCAAGGGTGCCTACGTGCTCGCCGAGGCCTCCTCCGGGACGCCCGAGGTCGTGCTGATGGGCACCGGGTCGGAGGTGCAGCTGGCGGTCGAGGCGCGCAAGGCGCTCGAGGCCGACGGCGTGCCCACCCGGGTCGTGTCGGTGCCGTGCGTCGAGTGGTTCGAGGCGCAGGACGAGGCCTACCGCGAGTCGGTCCTGCCCAGCGGGGTGAAGGCCCGCGTGTCGGTCGAGGCCGGCATCGCGCAGCCGTGGTACCGCTGGGTCGGTGACGCCGGTGAGATCGTCTCGATCGAGCACTTCGGGGCCTCGGCCGACTACCAGACCCTGTTCCGCGAGTTCGGGTTCACCGCCGACGCCGTGGTCGACGCCGCGCGCCGCTCGCTCGCCAAGACCAAGAACTCCTGA
- a CDS encoding heme o synthase, with amino-acid sequence MSLVNAAHGRSDSTSAVDPGGERPRGLARARRIVGAYVALTKPQVIELLLVTTIPAMFLAARTIPSPWLILATLVGGTMAAGSANALNCVIDADIDKVMNRTKRRPLVRDSVPRRNALVFALALGLGSFAMLYFTVNLLAAVLAIATILFYIFVYTLVLKRRTAQNVVWGGAAGCMPVVIGWAAVTGTVQWPAFVMFAVIFFWTPPHTWALAMKYRDDYERAGVPMLPVVATAEHVARQILIYSWVMVGWTLLLLPATSWLYASFAVLAGSWFLFYAHRLYAGVKRGVETKPMALFHRSNTYLMILFCALAVDSAIGLPTLGLPF; translated from the coding sequence TTGTCGTTGGTGAACGCTGCGCACGGGCGCAGTGACAGCACCAGCGCTGTCGACCCCGGTGGTGAGCGCCCGCGCGGTCTGGCGCGCGCCCGCCGGATCGTCGGCGCCTACGTCGCCCTGACCAAGCCTCAGGTCATCGAACTGCTGCTGGTCACCACCATCCCGGCGATGTTCCTCGCCGCGCGCACGATCCCGTCGCCGTGGCTGATCCTGGCGACGCTGGTCGGCGGCACGATGGCGGCCGGCAGTGCGAACGCGCTGAACTGCGTGATCGACGCCGACATCGACAAGGTGATGAACCGGACCAAGCGCCGCCCGCTGGTCCGGGACTCGGTGCCCCGCCGCAACGCGCTGGTGTTCGCGCTGGCGCTGGGGCTCGGCTCGTTCGCGATGCTGTACTTCACGGTGAACCTGCTGGCCGCGGTGCTGGCGATCGCCACGATCCTGTTCTACATCTTCGTCTACACGCTGGTGCTCAAGCGGCGCACGGCGCAGAACGTGGTGTGGGGCGGTGCCGCCGGCTGCATGCCGGTGGTGATCGGCTGGGCGGCCGTCACCGGCACGGTCCAGTGGCCCGCGTTCGTGATGTTCGCCGTCATCTTCTTCTGGACGCCCCCGCACACCTGGGCGCTGGCGATGAAGTACCGCGACGACTACGAGCGCGCCGGCGTGCCGATGCTGCCGGTGGTCGCCACGGCCGAGCACGTGGCCCGGCAGATCCTGATCTACTCGTGGGTCATGGTCGGCTGGACGCTGCTCCTGCTGCCCGCGACGAGCTGGCTGTACGCGTCGTTCGCGGTGCTGGCCGGCTCGTGGTTCCTCTTCTACGCGCATCGCCTGTACGCGGGCGTCAAGCGTGGCGTGGAGACCAAGCCGATGGCCCTGTTCCACCGGTCGAACACCTACCTGATGATCCTGTTCTGCGCGCTCGCGGTCGACTCCGCGATCGGTCTGCCCACACTCGGCCTGCCCTTCTAG
- a CDS encoding AAA family ATPase encodes MAGDRQPENTTDLQHEQDYVSMLYRRLDTERATAEQRLDRALRSHGETPQEAAERDAASTLHRERLAQLGSVEQGLCFGRLDFHDSAEPAYVGRLGLFDEDGDYEPLLLDWRAPAARPFYLATAASPEGVRRRRHIRTLSRRVVGLDDEILDLREVDGSQADLGLAGEAALLAALERRRTGEMSDIVATIQAEQDDIIRDDLGGVVVVQGGPGTGKTAVALHRAAYLLYTYRQQLAARGVLVVGPNNTFLRYIGQVLPSLGETGVLLSTIGQLFPGIRARGTDSREAAEVKGRPVMADVLARAVADRQRVPDERFEVSFDDDVLVLDREIVERAREKARGTRRPHNVARRVFVDRMLDALTERAAVRMEVDLFAGVPDIPLAAGETADAPVLDAGDRVEIRKELAESEVVAAAIDDLWPKLTPQRLLRDLFADADRLRSASDGLLSDADRAVLRRPSRSPWTPGDVPLLDELAELLGEDDEAEQAARERREREERAYAEGVLDIMDQDEEILDEDQIRIADVLDAELFAERQQRRSLLTAAQRAARDRTWTFGHVIVDEAQELSAMDWRLLMRRCPTRSMTVVGDVAQTGAPGGASSWRDMLGRYVGDRWRLRELTVNYRTPVEIMDLAAEALAEVDPRLRVPTSVRETGVRPWRAPLAERPLASVVDEEVAVADGGTVAVLVPASRLGAVRSELDGHGEAVSVLTVAEAKGLEFDGVVVLAPEEIVAESPRGWNDLYVAYTRATQRLGILCVER; translated from the coding sequence GTGGCTGGGGACCGCCAACCGGAGAACACCACCGACCTCCAGCACGAGCAGGACTACGTGTCCATGCTCTACCGCAGGCTCGACACCGAGCGGGCGACCGCCGAACAGCGCCTGGACCGGGCGCTGCGTTCACACGGGGAGACACCCCAGGAGGCCGCCGAGCGCGACGCGGCCAGCACCCTGCACCGCGAGCGGCTGGCGCAGCTCGGCTCGGTCGAGCAGGGCCTGTGCTTCGGCCGGCTCGACTTCCACGACTCGGCCGAGCCCGCCTACGTGGGGCGGCTCGGCCTGTTCGACGAGGACGGCGACTACGAGCCGCTGCTGCTCGACTGGCGCGCGCCCGCCGCGCGGCCGTTCTACCTGGCCACCGCGGCCTCCCCGGAGGGCGTGCGACGCCGGCGGCACATCCGCACCCTGAGCCGCCGGGTCGTCGGCCTCGACGACGAGATCCTGGACCTGCGCGAAGTCGACGGCAGCCAGGCCGACCTGGGGCTGGCCGGCGAGGCCGCCCTGCTGGCCGCGCTGGAGCGCCGCCGCACGGGTGAGATGAGCGACATCGTCGCGACCATCCAGGCCGAGCAGGACGACATCATCCGTGACGACCTCGGCGGCGTGGTCGTGGTGCAGGGCGGGCCGGGCACCGGCAAGACCGCCGTGGCGCTGCACCGGGCCGCCTACCTCCTCTACACCTACCGCCAGCAGCTGGCCGCGCGCGGTGTGCTCGTGGTGGGGCCGAACAACACCTTCCTGCGCTACATCGGCCAGGTCCTGCCCTCACTCGGCGAGACCGGGGTGCTGCTGTCCACGATCGGGCAGCTGTTCCCCGGCATCCGGGCGCGCGGCACGGACAGCCGGGAGGCGGCCGAGGTCAAGGGCCGGCCGGTGATGGCCGACGTGCTGGCGCGTGCGGTCGCCGACCGGCAGCGGGTGCCGGACGAGCGGTTCGAGGTCTCCTTCGACGACGACGTGCTGGTCCTGGACCGCGAGATCGTCGAACGGGCCCGCGAGAAGGCCCGCGGCACCCGCCGTCCGCACAACGTGGCCCGGCGCGTGTTCGTCGACCGGATGCTCGACGCGCTGACCGAGCGTGCCGCGGTGCGCATGGAGGTCGACCTGTTCGCCGGCGTCCCGGACATCCCGCTCGCCGCGGGCGAGACCGCCGACGCGCCGGTGCTGGACGCGGGGGACCGGGTGGAGATCCGCAAGGAGCTCGCCGAGTCCGAGGTCGTCGCGGCGGCGATCGACGACCTGTGGCCGAAGCTGACGCCGCAGCGCCTGCTCCGCGACCTGTTCGCCGACGCCGACCGCCTGCGCAGCGCCTCGGACGGGCTGCTGTCCGATGCCGACCGCGCGGTCCTGCGGCGCCCCTCCCGGTCGCCGTGGACGCCCGGTGACGTGCCGCTGCTGGACGAGCTGGCCGAGCTGCTCGGCGAGGACGACGAGGCCGAGCAGGCCGCGCGAGAGCGGCGCGAGCGTGAGGAACGCGCGTACGCCGAAGGTGTGCTCGACATCATGGACCAGGACGAGGAGATCCTGGACGAGGACCAGATCCGCATCGCCGACGTCCTGGACGCCGAGCTGTTCGCCGAGCGGCAGCAGCGCCGCAGCCTGCTCACCGCCGCCCAGCGCGCGGCCCGGGACCGCACCTGGACCTTCGGGCACGTCATCGTCGACGAGGCGCAGGAGCTGTCCGCGATGGACTGGCGCCTGCTGATGCGGCGGTGCCCGACCCGCTCGATGACCGTGGTCGGTGACGTCGCGCAGACCGGCGCTCCCGGCGGCGCGTCGTCGTGGCGGGACATGCTCGGCCGCTACGTCGGGGACCGCTGGCGGCTGCGCGAGCTGACGGTCAACTACCGCACCCCGGTGGAGATCATGGACCTCGCCGCGGAGGCGCTCGCCGAGGTCGACCCGCGGCTGCGCGTGCCGACCTCGGTGCGGGAGACCGGTGTCCGCCCGTGGCGCGCGCCGCTGGCGGAGCGGCCGCTGGCGTCCGTGGTGGACGAGGAAGTGGCCGTCGCCGACGGCGGGACGGTCGCGGTGCTGGTCCCGGCGTCCCGCCTCGGCGCGGTCCGGTCCGAACTGGACGGTCACGGCGAGGCGGTGTCCGTGCTGACGGTCGCCGAGGCCAAGGGCCTGGAGTTCGACGGCGTCGTGGTGCTCGCGCCGGAGGAGATCGTGGCGGAGTCGCCGCGCGGGTGGAACGACCTCTACGTGGCCTACACCCGCGCCACCCAGCGGCTCGGGATTCTTTGCGTGGAGCGGTAA
- a CDS encoding FKBP-type peptidyl-prolyl cis-trans isomerase: MRNAGKIVLAAAAALVLGACSPHQEPSSVPPGGGPTYPAPEPAGASASASAGPGAGSAAHECTADDITVTGDFGTKPTITIPADCAAPTKLLTKDLKPGTGAAAHPGSTLQMDYDLVTWSDKVDQQNSFGSAPFSLQLGAGTAIPGWDQGLEGIKQGGRRLLVIPPNLGYGARGNGPIKPNETLVFVVDAVQVG; encoded by the coding sequence ATGCGTAACGCTGGCAAGATCGTGCTCGCGGCGGCAGCCGCCCTCGTTCTCGGTGCCTGCTCACCCCACCAGGAACCGTCGTCCGTCCCGCCCGGTGGCGGCCCGACCTACCCGGCGCCCGAGCCGGCGGGCGCGTCCGCCAGCGCGTCGGCGGGCCCGGGTGCGGGCAGCGCCGCGCACGAGTGCACCGCGGACGACATCACCGTGACCGGTGACTTCGGCACCAAGCCGACGATCACGATCCCGGCCGACTGCGCCGCGCCGACCAAGCTGCTGACCAAGGACCTCAAGCCGGGCACCGGCGCCGCCGCCCATCCCGGCAGCACGCTGCAGATGGACTACGACCTGGTCACCTGGTCGGACAAGGTCGACCAGCAGAACTCCTTCGGCTCGGCGCCGTTCTCGCTCCAGCTCGGCGCGGGCACCGCGATCCCGGGCTGGGACCAGGGCCTGGAGGGCATCAAGCAGGGCGGCCGCCGCCTGCTGGTCATCCCGCCGAACCTGGGCTACGGCGCGCGGGGCAACGGCCCGATCAAGCCGAACGAGACGCTCGTCTTCGTCGTCGACGCCGTCCAGGTCGGCTGA
- a CDS encoding SDR family NAD(P)-dependent oxidoreductase: MDVRGAVVLVTGASSGIGAAAALKLHEAGARLVLHGRDGDRLNALAERTGAVAVRADFAEPGAGQAVAEEVIARAGAVDVLVNNAGMGWAGPVSEMPAAEVQRLLSVNLTAPLQLTRTLLPALLDRPRAAVVFVTSIAGRAGVAGESVYSATKAGVDVFAESLRLELAATGVHVGVVVPGVVDTAFFARRNRPYLRSSPKPVPAERVAQAVLEAVTAERAEQYVPRWMRWPIAVRGAAPSVYRALSARFGGSG; the protein is encoded by the coding sequence TTGGACGTCCGGGGTGCGGTCGTGCTGGTCACCGGTGCCTCCTCGGGCATCGGGGCCGCCGCCGCGCTCAAGCTGCACGAGGCCGGTGCTCGCCTCGTGCTGCACGGCCGTGACGGCGACCGCCTGAACGCGCTCGCCGAGCGCACCGGCGCGGTCGCCGTCCGCGCGGACTTCGCCGAGCCGGGCGCCGGGCAGGCGGTGGCCGAGGAGGTCATCGCCCGCGCCGGCGCGGTCGACGTGCTCGTCAACAACGCCGGCATGGGCTGGGCCGGGCCGGTGTCCGAAATGCCCGCCGCCGAGGTGCAGCGGCTGCTCTCCGTCAACCTCACCGCGCCCCTCCAGCTGACCCGCACGCTCCTGCCGGCACTGCTCGACCGTCCCCGCGCGGCGGTGGTCTTCGTCACCTCGATCGCCGGGCGGGCCGGGGTCGCGGGGGAGTCGGTGTACTCCGCGACGAAGGCCGGGGTGGACGTGTTCGCCGAGAGCCTGCGGCTGGAACTGGCCGCTACCGGAGTGCACGTCGGCGTCGTCGTGCCGGGCGTCGTGGACACCGCGTTCTTCGCCCGGCGTAACCGCCCCTACCTGCGCAGTAGTCCGAAACCGGTACCTGCGGAGCGGGTCGCGCAAGCGGTGCTGGAGGCGGTCACGGCGGAGCGGGCCGAGCAGTACGTCCCGCGGTGGATGAGGTGGCCAATTGCGGTGCGCGGGGCCGCGCCCTCGGTGTACCGTGCACTATCTGCCCGATTCGGGGGTTCAGGCTGA
- a CDS encoding DMT family transporter: MLVPVFLGFAAAFLFAASAALQRRAVIEVADSDVDGRAARHRVPVLWLIRKLLRKRVWLAGWATNLLGFFSQAAALHFGSIALVQPLLVTELLFALPMASAAIRRWPPLRDWLAGLAITGGVAVFLAVEGAAPLGGSPDQGRLLIAVLIAAATVVTLVQIAQHRGPLMHSALIAAAAGICYAISAAMMKVTTDLLLNAGVGHTALTWPGYVLALSTLSGLLLGQQAYGSGSLSAAIAVMSIVNPAASYFLGVLAFNAALVSEPGPLAATAGAALLLGLGVFGLAHSPSVQAETSRSAEHGVYPGSGRFAGTVHAQARTSDSFAQE, from the coding sequence GTGTTAGTACCGGTCTTCCTCGGATTCGCCGCGGCTTTCCTGTTCGCGGCGTCAGCCGCGCTGCAACGCCGCGCGGTGATCGAGGTTGCCGACAGTGACGTCGACGGGCGCGCGGCCAGGCACCGGGTCCCGGTACTGTGGCTGATCCGCAAGCTGTTGCGCAAGAGGGTGTGGCTCGCGGGATGGGCCACGAACCTGTTGGGCTTTTTCAGCCAGGCCGCCGCACTGCACTTCGGATCGATCGCGCTCGTGCAGCCGCTGCTGGTCACCGAGCTGCTCTTCGCGCTGCCGATGGCCTCGGCCGCGATCCGCCGCTGGCCGCCGCTGCGGGACTGGCTGGCGGGCCTCGCCATCACGGGGGGCGTGGCGGTGTTCCTGGCCGTGGAGGGCGCCGCGCCGCTGGGCGGGTCGCCGGATCAGGGCCGGCTGCTCATCGCGGTGCTGATCGCCGCGGCCACTGTCGTCACCCTCGTGCAGATCGCCCAGCACCGCGGCCCGCTGATGCACAGCGCGCTCATCGCCGCGGCCGCCGGCATCTGCTACGCGATCAGCGCGGCCATGATGAAGGTGACCACCGACCTGCTCTTGAACGCGGGTGTCGGTCACACCGCACTGACCTGGCCGGGGTACGTCCTCGCGTTGTCGACCTTGTCCGGATTGCTGCTGGGGCAGCAGGCGTACGGGTCGGGCTCGCTGTCCGCGGCGATCGCGGTGATGTCCATCGTGAACCCCGCCGCCAGCTATTTCCTGGGAGTACTGGCGTTCAACGCGGCACTGGTGTCCGAGCCGGGCCCGCTCGCGGCGACGGCCGGCGCGGCCCTGCTGCTCGGCCTCGGCGTGTTCGGGCTGGCGCATTCGCCGAGCGTGCAGGCCGAAACCAGCCGGTCGGCCGAACACGGGGTTTATCCCGGAAGTGGTAGGTTCGCGGGAACCGTTCACGCCCAGGCTCGTACATCGGACTCCTTCGCTCAGGAATAA
- a CDS encoding bifunctional phosphatase PAP2/O-acyltransferase family protein, translating into MTLDGRPAAVRRPNWWGELLLGLALFGVYLLVETFPLPGRGPRAHANGEALLAFERWLHLDFELPVNRWLAGQGWIRVFANYEYAITYIASAIILLIWVHARHPVHYRPVRNSFVWLNLFALACFWFFPVAPPRMLEGAGFVDTVRLGHTFLSWGSPALQGANQLAAMPSLHVGWALWVSVVLARIRGGWAVQSVSAVHVLITFGVIIATGNHYWIDAAAAVVVIGLATRIARLARPVERVPASDTFFLHVETPGYPQHVGGLIMLDTSKNPSGPTKDWVRSALEAKLPAMPRYAQRLSPYSRWWRQYWVPHPDIDWDWHVPDFDLTRPDGTPGGMGELHKLVARFQSEPLPRDRPLWRFAVVRGVEENTAAVISLVHHAVADGIGTISLMLELFDSPSLLEGLNEAKRPNALQKVAAGAVGLAQLATDGRPRAQLPSGDPPDRRYATLQIPLDDVRELARKHRVRVTDLLLGGVAGALRRVAVAPLPESMLTSVTLMAAEPRPGAEGNVTAAVMVDIPLGDMPEAERLARIARATKRLRTGTRVVASRFVQHTLANLLPVFFHAWFARTVYNERFFNGTVSNMPGAAWQVDFGEHPLRTAFAIIPLAPGTPFTVGVLGWHGSFSMSATVDATLVDSVDGFLAEFRAVLAELD; encoded by the coding sequence GTGACCCTGGACGGCCGCCCCGCGGCCGTCCGGCGGCCGAACTGGTGGGGTGAGCTGCTGCTCGGCCTCGCCCTGTTCGGGGTCTACCTGCTGGTCGAGACGTTCCCCCTGCCCGGCCGCGGGCCGCGCGCCCACGCCAACGGTGAGGCCCTCCTCGCGTTCGAGCGCTGGCTGCACCTGGACTTCGAACTCCCCGTGAACCGGTGGCTCGCCGGCCAGGGCTGGATCCGCGTCTTCGCCAACTACGAGTACGCGATCACCTACATCGCCAGCGCGATCATCCTGCTGATCTGGGTGCACGCGCGGCACCCGGTCCACTACCGGCCGGTGCGCAACTCCTTCGTCTGGCTCAACCTGTTCGCCCTGGCCTGTTTCTGGTTCTTCCCGGTCGCCCCGCCGCGGATGCTCGAGGGCGCCGGGTTCGTCGACACCGTCCGCCTCGGCCACACCTTCCTGTCCTGGGGCTCACCGGCACTGCAGGGCGCCAACCAGCTGGCCGCCATGCCGTCGCTGCACGTCGGCTGGGCACTGTGGGTTTCGGTGGTGCTCGCGCGCATCCGCGGCGGCTGGGCCGTGCAGAGCGTCAGCGCCGTGCACGTCCTCATCACGTTCGGAGTCATCATCGCCACCGGCAACCACTACTGGATCGACGCGGCCGCGGCCGTCGTGGTCATCGGCCTCGCCACGCGGATCGCGCGCCTCGCCCGTCCGGTCGAGCGCGTGCCCGCCTCGGACACCTTCTTCCTGCACGTCGAGACGCCCGGCTACCCCCAGCACGTCGGGGGGCTCATCATGCTCGACACGTCCAAGAACCCGTCCGGACCCACGAAGGACTGGGTGCGGTCCGCGCTCGAGGCGAAGCTGCCCGCGATGCCCCGCTACGCACAGCGTCTGTCGCCCTACTCGCGCTGGTGGCGCCAGTACTGGGTGCCGCACCCCGACATCGACTGGGACTGGCACGTCCCCGACTTCGACCTGACCCGTCCGGACGGCACCCCCGGCGGGATGGGGGAGCTGCACAAGCTGGTCGCCCGCTTCCAGAGCGAGCCGCTGCCGCGGGACCGGCCGCTGTGGCGCTTCGCCGTCGTCCGCGGCGTCGAGGAGAACACCGCCGCGGTCATCTCCCTGGTGCACCACGCCGTCGCCGACGGAATCGGCACCATCAGCCTGATGCTGGAGCTGTTCGACTCGCCGAGCCTGCTGGAGGGGCTCAACGAGGCGAAACGGCCCAACGCGCTGCAGAAGGTCGCCGCCGGTGCCGTGGGCCTGGCGCAGCTGGCGACCGACGGGCGGCCCCGCGCGCAGCTGCCGTCGGGCGACCCGCCGGACCGCCGCTACGCGACCCTGCAGATCCCGCTGGACGACGTCCGCGAACTGGCCCGCAAGCACCGGGTCCGGGTCACCGACCTGCTGCTCGGCGGAGTGGCCGGCGCGTTGCGGCGCGTGGCGGTCGCGCCGCTGCCGGAGTCGATGCTGACGTCGGTGACGCTGATGGCCGCCGAGCCGCGGCCCGGCGCGGAGGGCAACGTGACCGCCGCGGTGATGGTGGACATCCCGCTCGGCGACATGCCGGAGGCCGAACGGCTCGCCCGGATCGCCAGGGCCACCAAGCGGTTGCGCACCGGCACGCGGGTCGTCGCGTCGCGGTTCGTGCAGCACACGCTCGCGAACCTGCTGCCGGTGTTCTTCCACGCCTGGTTCGCCCGGACTGTCTACAATGAACGGTTCTTCAACGGAACGGTGTCCAACATGCCGGGTGCGGCGTGGCAGGTGGACTTCGGTGAACACCCGTTGCGCACGGCGTTCGCGATCATCCCGCTCGCGCCGGGAACACCGTTCACCGTCGGTGTGCTGGGCTGGCACGGCTCGTTCTCGATGAGCGCCACCGTGGACGCGACGCTGGTGGACAGCGTGGACGGATTCCTCGCCGAATTCCGGGCGGTACTGGCGGAACTGGACTGA
- a CDS encoding PucR family transcriptional regulator: MTVRRTETSDGKLAQLAAATSQRLPRMLDDVARLLNEHWPDYAEFIVTERDEVLVSANMFLRRLLRMAKWDITELSGIADQAGDRFGEQPLFEEIGRAQWQQGRDLTSLLSAYQIGARVAWHHVAEVALEVGVPSDMFASLAEAVFIFVDQLSSASARGYVLEQSEAAATRERLRDELADMLLSDRSDSAAIRAAAARVDWPLPRQAAVVLVEPDNPVGSALLGRLGNSSLHVRRQRLVCAIVPDPDGPQRRERLASALRGAGAVVGHAVPLERLPASMHVAELAAQLRRAQVLEDDPVFVDEHLDSIIVRRDAKLFDAFRHQCLAPLAHLGPVTRKRLCETLACWLRHLGDRRAMAEELHIHPQTVRYRMTQLRELFGESLDDPDNRRRLTLALAWGGSEPGGL, from the coding sequence ATGACGGTCAGACGGACGGAGACCAGCGACGGGAAGCTGGCACAGCTGGCGGCGGCGACGTCGCAACGGCTGCCACGCATGCTCGACGACGTCGCCCGGCTGCTCAACGAGCACTGGCCCGACTACGCCGAGTTCATCGTCACAGAACGGGACGAGGTCCTGGTCTCCGCCAACATGTTCCTGCGCCGCCTGCTGCGCATGGCCAAATGGGACATCACCGAACTGTCCGGCATCGCCGACCAGGCGGGCGACCGGTTCGGGGAACAGCCGCTGTTCGAGGAGATCGGGCGCGCGCAGTGGCAGCAGGGCCGCGACCTGACGAGCCTGCTGTCGGCCTACCAGATCGGCGCGCGGGTGGCGTGGCACCACGTCGCGGAGGTCGCGCTCGAGGTCGGTGTCCCGTCGGACATGTTCGCCTCACTGGCCGAAGCGGTGTTCATCTTCGTCGACCAGTTGTCCTCGGCATCGGCGCGCGGGTACGTGCTGGAGCAGTCCGAGGCGGCGGCGACCCGGGAACGCCTGCGCGACGAGCTCGCCGACATGCTGTTGTCGGACCGTTCCGATTCCGCCGCGATCCGCGCCGCGGCGGCTCGCGTGGACTGGCCGCTCCCCCGCCAGGCCGCGGTTGTCCTGGTGGAGCCGGACAACCCGGTCGGCAGCGCGCTGCTGGGCCGGCTCGGGAACTCGTCGCTGCACGTCCGGCGGCAGCGGCTGGTGTGCGCCATCGTGCCCGACCCGGACGGGCCGCAGCGACGGGAACGGCTGGCCTCCGCGCTGCGCGGCGCGGGCGCGGTCGTCGGGCACGCGGTGCCGCTGGAACGGCTGCCCGCCAGCATGCACGTCGCCGAGCTCGCCGCCCAGCTGCGCCGGGCGCAGGTGCTGGAGGACGATCCGGTGTTCGTGGACGAGCACCTGGACTCGATCATCGTCCGCCGCGACGCGAAGCTGTTCGACGCCTTCCGCCACCAGTGCCTGGCGCCCCTGGCCCACCTCGGCCCGGTGACGCGGAAACGGCTGTGCGAGACGCTCGCCTGCTGGCTGCGGCACCTGGGCGACCGCCGCGCCATGGCCGAGGAACTGCACATCCACCCGCAGACCGTCCGCTACCGCATGACCCAGCTGCGCGAGTTGTTCGGGGAGAGCCTGGACGACCCGGACAACCGCCGCCGCCTGACGCTCGCGCTCGCCTGGGGCGGCTCGGAGCCCGGCGGCCTCTGA